TAAGAGGAGACATTTAGCTGGTTACAAAGGGTAACGATGGGATCATCAGTAAGGTTGGTTGTAGTGGCCACCACAACATCATCCGCATTACTGACTCGTTTGAGCCGTTCAAGCTGATATTCCAGTAGTGGTTTACCCAATACTTTTTTTAGAACTTTGCCGGGCAGGCGAGTTGAAGTCATGCGAGCTTGCACAACTATCAGAATTCTCATCGCACAATCGCTTTAAGTGTGTCTACAATATAGTCTTGCTGTTCAAGCGTTAATCCATAATGCAGAGGGATGCTAATCGCCTCACTATAATACTTCTCTGCTTCAGGGAAATCCCCGCGTTGAAATCCAAGATCGGTGTAGTAAGGCTGGGTATGAACTGGGATATAGTGAAGATTAACTCCTATATTTGCTCGTCTCAACTCTTCAAAGATCTGTCTGTGCGTCTTACTAAGCTCTGGTAACCGCAATCGAATGACATACAAATGCCAACTAGACTCACAGTCTTTATGTTGAAGAGGAAGTTGAATGGGCAAATGAGATAGCAGCTGATTATAACGGCGAGCCAAAAATCTGCGACGGTCAACAAACGTCTCTAGCCTATCCATCTGACTTGCACCTAACGCTGCCTGAATATCAGTCATGCGATAGTTATATCCCAGCTCAAGCTGCTGATAGTACCAGGGCCCTTCAGATATCTCCCTCATTAATCTTGGATTGCGTGTGATACCGTGCGTCCTTAAACGAGTCAGTTTTTCGAACAAATCAGTATTGTTTGTCAGGACCATTCCTCCTTCACCCGAAGTAATGATTTTCACAGGGTGAAAGCTAAAAACCGTTAAATCTGAGTATTGACACGAGCCAACTGCTTTATCACAATACCGGGCCCCAATCGCATGAGAGGCATCTTCTAAAATTTTGATGTCATATTGCCTCGCAAGAGACGATATTATCTCCATCTGGCAGGATTGCCCTGCAAAGTGTACAGGGATAATGACTTTAGGTAATTTACCTAACTGAGCAGCCGCAGACAGTTTATTTTCT
The genomic region above belongs to Acaryochloris sp. CCMEE 5410 and contains:
- the pseC gene encoding UDP-4-amino-4,6-dideoxy-N-acetyl-beta-L-altrosamine transaminase, translating into MSNFIPYGRQDINQADIDAVIDVLTSDYITQGPAIERFEELVANYCGSRYAVAVSSATAALHISCLALGLSEGDVIWTSPNTFVASANCGLYCGASVDFVDIDPTLYNLSVQQLENKLSAAAQLGKLPKVIIPVHFAGQSCQMEIISSLARQYDIKILEDASHAIGARYCDKAVGSCQYSDLTVFSFHPVKIITSGEGGMVLTNNTDLFEKLTRLRTHGITRNPRLMREISEGPWYYQQLELGYNYRMTDIQAALGASQMDRLETFVDRRRFLARRYNQLLSHLPIQLPLQHKDCESSWHLYVIRLRLPELSKTHRQIFEELRRANIGVNLHYIPVHTQPYYTDLGFQRGDFPEAEKYYSEAISIPLHYGLTLEQQDYIVDTLKAIVR